One window of Deltaproteobacteria bacterium genomic DNA carries:
- a CDS encoding RHS repeat protein translates to MLPQTEIPDNDIDEDCNGSDAHAAFTLTAAPSIADVIRGQSVSYAIAINGTAFTQLVDLALSGLPVGVTASFTPQHIAVGQTALLTVTVPNTQAPQTLPFSVSASATVNGTTETHAVPLTLNVLPVTTSFVGRTVVADDLQTPLSGVGVTLLGRNSQGQATGCAGETVSDAAGNFMFANLPPECTGGQLIRYDGTTATSPLGKYAGVDLFYDVVPNQVTTSPVLIHLPRIDDKEFVCVQQNAPQDQTFTFQTIPNMSVTVYAHTTFTPHPQYPPPAGRCAPGFFGLIAIDVPVDRLPDAMPSDMPEVMPFIVAFQPPNAVASQPVAVSFPNLLNTAPSTNMALMTLDPTKGLMVNYGTGTVSIDGTQIIPDLDPAHPDHRFGLVHFDWHGPAPTPPPQTNPSPDPCGPKTSNPIDLSSGLEVIRETDLAINGLRGGVFLQRVYRTLSNEAGPFGIGSSHNYRYRIDTIGPFGPGVMNLVTPDGNRFPLAPETPPLAGTLKIIKINNTIPFLRGVKVTVSSNHEVDMKWKDGTVFHFVPITKFAAGVQFLALGSVLESITDPNGNRTTLVRNPNRLDQITEIIDPVGRKLTLTYDGADRITDIIDPIGRTVHYTYNAQGTLETVTDPEGGVTRYDYDGQNRLIKVTDARGVVLARNTYDTNGRVIEQL, encoded by the coding sequence GTGCTGCCACAGACAGAAATTCCCGACAACGACATTGACGAAGATTGTAACGGCAGCGACGCCCATGCCGCATTCACATTGACTGCCGCTCCCTCCATTGCAGATGTCATTCGCGGGCAGTCAGTAAGCTACGCCATCGCGATCAACGGCACTGCTTTTACCCAATTGGTCGACCTTGCGTTGTCGGGATTACCTGTCGGAGTGACCGCCTCTTTCACTCCTCAGCATATAGCCGTAGGACAAACGGCGTTGTTGACGGTCACCGTCCCTAACACGCAAGCTCCGCAAACTCTGCCCTTCTCAGTATCGGCCTCTGCCACAGTGAACGGCACCACAGAAACACATGCTGTCCCTCTCACGCTCAACGTCCTACCTGTTACCACCTCGTTCGTAGGGCGCACAGTCGTGGCCGATGATCTCCAAACTCCACTGTCTGGGGTGGGTGTCACCTTGCTCGGGCGTAATAGCCAGGGACAAGCGACCGGCTGTGCAGGCGAAACCGTGTCTGATGCAGCGGGCAACTTCATGTTCGCCAACCTGCCACCAGAGTGCACCGGTGGGCAACTCATCCGCTACGATGGCACGACCGCGACCTCTCCACTGGGGAAGTATGCCGGAGTCGATCTCTTCTACGATGTCGTTCCCAATCAAGTGACCACTTCGCCGGTGCTGATCCATTTGCCGCGCATTGATGACAAGGAATTCGTCTGTGTCCAGCAAAACGCACCTCAAGATCAAACCTTCACTTTCCAAACGATTCCCAATATGTCCGTCACGGTTTACGCGCACACCACTTTTACGCCGCATCCGCAGTATCCACCGCCAGCGGGGCGATGTGCGCCGGGATTTTTTGGCCTTATCGCTATCGATGTGCCGGTGGATCGGCTGCCCGACGCCATGCCGTCCGACATGCCCGAAGTCATGCCCTTCATCGTCGCTTTCCAGCCGCCTAACGCTGTCGCCAGTCAGCCAGTGGCGGTGTCGTTCCCGAACCTGCTCAATACGGCACCAAGCACGAACATGGCGCTCATGACCCTCGACCCGACCAAAGGCCTGATGGTGAATTACGGCACGGGGACAGTATCTATTGACGGCACCCAAATCATCCCGGACCTTGATCCAGCCCATCCTGACCATCGCTTTGGCCTTGTGCATTTCGATTGGCACGGCCCGGCGCCGACTCCTCCTCCTCAGACGAATCCAAGCCCTGATCCTTGCGGTCCCAAAACCAGTAACCCGATTGATCTCTCCTCTGGCCTGGAGGTCATCCGGGAAACAGACCTTGCGATCAATGGGCTGCGTGGGGGTGTCTTCTTGCAGCGTGTCTACCGCACGCTTTCCAATGAGGCCGGACCGTTTGGCATTGGCAGCAGTCATAACTATCGCTATCGGATTGATACAATCGGGCCGTTTGGTCCTGGAGTGATGAATCTGGTCACGCCAGATGGGAATCGCTTCCCCCTGGCGCCGGAAACGCCCCCGCTCGCGGGCACTCTCAAAATCATCAAGATCAACAACACGATTCCTTTTCTGCGCGGCGTAAAGGTGACGGTGTCGTCCAATCATGAAGTGGACATGAAATGGAAAGACGGCACGGTCTTCCACTTCGTACCGATCACCAAGTTTGCGGCAGGGGTCCAATTCCTGGCGCTGGGTTCCGTTCTGGAATCGATCACCGATCCAAACGGCAATCGGACAACCTTAGTGCGCAACCCCAATAGGCTGGATCAGATTACCGAGATTATCGATCCTGTAGGAAGAAAACTCACACTGACCTATGACGGCGCGGATCGCATCACGGACATCATCGATCCCATCGGTCGTACCGTGCACTACACCTACAACGCCCAAGGAACGTTAGAAACCGTTACCGATCCCGAAGGCGGGGTGACACGTTATGACTATGATGGGCAAAACCGACTTATCAAAGTGACTGATGCCAGAGGCGTGGTCCTCGCCCGTAATACCTATGACACGAATGGCCGGGTGATCGAGCAACTCTAG
- a CDS encoding right-handed parallel beta-helix repeat-containing protein produces MSKLFPVFLLALLFTPTHSLQSSGTTRYVNKTDATCGSQSPCYTTIQAAINAAQAGDTVRIQAGLYEENVIIAGKNSANTATESDRITVEADPAAGLGSVILGSTDQGCTDGDAITIVSSKFITLRGLTITATGKQSIVLGSGAKKNNAIHLERNRIVGNRGKQCLGGITIGSGNTNTLIVNNLIYGNGQHGLKFKTGKGSHSVINNTIHGNGRTGISIGRRQEVLLVNNLITGNGADPRSPAKYRTGIARTAAKKKPLSEQAQLLNNLICGNTGGELSGAMLDGLDTGNLTPTGSEGPAPQVSASPGCNLTGNVYANANGVDGQAGTADDDFTLATNSPGIDSGADPRTLGIGVPNAIFEADFLQSTARPQDGNSNGTQEFDRGAVEKLEVGRCLPGNTAECYDGPQATKGVGICRAGIKTCQPNGTFGLCAGKVLPATEIPGNNIDENCDGHDEPAGGCTPGTNQECYSGPQGTKGVGISGPVRRTAPLARAPVRCCHRQKFPTTTLTKIVTAATPMPHSH; encoded by the coding sequence GTGTCGAAACTGTTCCCAGTGTTCTTGCTGGCGTTGCTCTTCACGCCGACGCACTCGCTTCAGTCGTCAGGCACGACGCGCTACGTCAATAAGACCGACGCGACCTGTGGCAGCCAATCTCCCTGCTACACCACCATCCAAGCGGCAATCAATGCCGCTCAAGCCGGTGACACCGTTCGTATCCAAGCCGGTCTGTACGAAGAGAACGTCATCATCGCTGGCAAGAACTCCGCCAACACGGCGACAGAAAGCGACCGCATCACCGTTGAGGCTGATCCAGCGGCAGGGCTCGGCAGCGTGATTCTCGGCAGCACCGATCAGGGCTGTACCGACGGCGACGCCATTACCATCGTCTCCTCAAAATTTATCACCCTGCGTGGTCTGACCATCACCGCCACCGGCAAACAGTCCATCGTGCTGGGGTCCGGAGCCAAAAAGAACAACGCGATCCACCTAGAGCGGAACCGCATTGTCGGCAACCGAGGGAAGCAATGTCTGGGTGGCATTACCATCGGCTCCGGGAACACCAACACACTGATCGTCAATAACCTCATTTATGGCAATGGCCAACATGGACTGAAGTTCAAAACCGGCAAGGGCTCGCATTCCGTCATCAACAACACGATTCACGGCAACGGGCGCACCGGCATTAGCATCGGCAGGAGGCAAGAAGTCCTGCTGGTCAACAACCTGATCACCGGGAATGGTGCCGACCCCAGGAGTCCAGCCAAGTATCGCACCGGGATCGCACGAACCGCCGCTAAAAAGAAGCCGCTGTCCGAGCAAGCCCAACTGCTGAACAACCTGATCTGCGGGAACACCGGTGGCGAACTCAGCGGCGCGATGCTGGACGGGCTGGATACCGGCAACCTGACGCCGACAGGAAGCGAAGGACCAGCGCCGCAAGTCAGCGCCAGCCCAGGATGCAACCTCACGGGCAATGTCTACGCCAATGCTAATGGCGTGGATGGGCAAGCGGGTACGGCGGACGATGACTTTACTCTCGCGACCAACTCACCGGGGATAGACAGCGGAGCCGACCCGCGCACGCTGGGCATTGGAGTGCCTAACGCGATTTTTGAGGCGGATTTTCTCCAAAGCACGGCTCGCCCGCAGGATGGCAACAGTAACGGCACCCAAGAATTCGACCGTGGGGCGGTGGAAAAGCTGGAAGTAGGAAGATGCCTCCCAGGGAATACCGCCGAATGTTACGACGGGCCACAGGCGACAAAGGGAGTGGGGATTTGTCGAGCTGGGATCAAGACCTGTCAGCCCAACGGCACCTTCGGACTGTGCGCAGGGAAAGTGCTACCGGCAACGGAAATCCCCGGTAATAACATCGATGAAAACTGCGACGGACACGATGAGCCCGCCGGCGGCTGCACGCCCGGGACGAATCAAGAGTGCTACAGCGGACCGCAAGGCACGAAAGGCGTAGGCATTTCCGGACCTGTCAGGCGAACCGCACCTTTGGCCCGTGCACCGGTGAGGTGCTGCCACAGACAGAAATTCCCGACAACGACATTGACGAAGATTGTAACGGCAGCGACGCCCATGCCGCATTCACATTGA
- a CDS encoding RHS repeat protein → MSQTVVTDARGNRTTYRFNPVGFLTDVTDALGQTRIVEREPGTNLLLSVKGTASCSVCGASGAGDRSFTYDADGNLLTRTDALGKTTSFTYESQFNRVASLTNSLGQVTSFAYDSRGNLTVVTDGNHHTTALTYDVFGQLIRITDPLSNELTITYDGFGNPVAITDPLGHATTLRYDAVSRWLDVTDALGRKSGTTYDRLDRILTAIDANNKTTQFAYDAIGNLLSLTDAKGHTTTLTYDAMNRLLTKRTPGGRIDMRHYDFNSNLTQFSDRRGQTATFAYDGLDRLIRETYQDSTIERLYDPRGHLLRADDSSGGVFNFTYDLVGRQLSAVSPTGTVQYQRDALGHVVERKVVGQSPVTYDYDAAGNLLTAASPEASVTFAYDPRNQLIEQLRSNGVATNYTHDALGRVLSLAHAKGAMVLNSQTYTYDAVGNRSNYATDIAQPLTTVPVTAEHDEENRLLQMGAVTYAYDENGNRLSETGPGGTTTYSWDSRNRLQLIVTPDGQTTTFHYDFARNLLAKETTGLGGSSESYVLDNLTNVVHQSNSSGQQFSILTGRSIDSHLAAVQPNGQTTFGLEDTLNSTVATVDQNGSANGQLFYEPYGETTSSGSSHPFQYTGRTPAPGGLYYYRARFYDPQAGRFISEDPIGFGGGDVNLYRYVENNPVTLNDPLGLQEASQESLADWLCKWVPPSICAGLKGLERQRVSGGTVNKAQAEMMKEAGFPTSEPEPAPDTDHLKCELACTLACAAATEGAPRLCEIHLPIETTLTADIACHVKCSEMFCKDKE, encoded by the coding sequence GTGTCGCAAACCGTGGTCACCGATGCGCGCGGCAACCGCACGACCTATCGCTTTAATCCGGTGGGATTTCTTACCGATGTGACCGACGCGCTGGGTCAGACCCGGATCGTCGAACGAGAACCAGGGACAAATCTCTTATTGTCGGTGAAAGGAACTGCCTCGTGCAGCGTGTGCGGCGCGTCCGGCGCGGGTGATCGGAGCTTTACCTACGATGCGGACGGCAACCTGCTGACCCGCACCGATGCGCTGGGCAAGACTACCAGTTTTACCTACGAATCGCAGTTCAACCGCGTTGCTTCTCTTACCAATTCGCTAGGCCAAGTCACGAGCTTCGCTTACGACTCCCGTGGCAATCTGACGGTGGTCACGGATGGCAATCATCATACAACCGCGTTGACCTATGATGTCTTCGGGCAGCTCATCAGGATCACCGACCCGCTCAGTAATGAGTTGACAATCACCTATGACGGATTTGGTAATCCAGTCGCCATCACCGATCCGCTCGGGCACGCGACGACACTGCGTTACGACGCGGTGTCGCGCTGGCTGGATGTGACCGATGCGCTCGGACGAAAGAGCGGCACGACGTATGATCGGCTGGATCGCATCCTGACGGCAATTGACGCAAACAATAAGACTACCCAATTCGCTTACGACGCCATTGGCAATCTGCTGTCTCTGACTGACGCGAAGGGACACACGACCACACTTACCTACGATGCCATGAATCGTCTGCTCACCAAGCGCACGCCCGGTGGACGGATAGACATGCGCCATTATGATTTCAACAGCAACCTGACGCAGTTTAGCGATCGACGCGGACAAACCGCCACGTTTGCTTACGATGGGTTAGATCGTTTGATTCGTGAGACCTATCAGGACAGCACAATCGAGCGACTCTACGACCCACGCGGGCATCTCTTACGCGCAGATGATTCCAGCGGCGGCGTGTTCAACTTCACCTATGATCTTGTGGGTCGTCAACTCAGTGCAGTAAGTCCAACCGGAACTGTGCAGTACCAGCGCGACGCCCTTGGCCACGTGGTTGAACGCAAAGTGGTCGGTCAGTCGCCGGTGACCTACGACTACGATGCCGCAGGCAACTTGCTCACCGCAGCCTCGCCAGAAGCAAGTGTCACCTTCGCCTACGACCCGCGCAATCAACTCATCGAGCAACTGCGTTCCAACGGTGTCGCGACCAACTACACGCATGACGCTTTGGGTCGAGTGCTCTCGCTTGCTCATGCCAAGGGAGCGATGGTGTTGAACTCCCAGACGTATACCTATGACGCCGTGGGCAATCGCAGCAACTACGCCACAGACATTGCCCAACCGTTGACCACAGTACCGGTCACCGCCGAGCACGATGAAGAGAACCGTCTCTTGCAGATGGGGGCTGTTACCTATGCGTATGACGAAAACGGCAATCGCCTGTCCGAGACCGGCCCTGGAGGAACAACGACCTACAGTTGGGATTCCAGAAATCGATTGCAGTTGATCGTGACTCCCGACGGACAAACGACCACGTTTCACTACGACTTTGCCAGAAATCTGTTGGCGAAAGAAACGACTGGGCTAGGCGGAAGCAGCGAAAGTTACGTCTTGGATAATCTCACCAACGTGGTCCATCAAAGTAACAGCAGCGGCCAACAGTTCTCGATTTTGACAGGACGCTCGATCGACTCTCATCTCGCAGCCGTTCAACCCAACGGGCAAACAACCTTCGGTCTGGAAGATACCTTGAACAGCACAGTCGCCACCGTTGACCAAAACGGTTCGGCGAATGGCCAGCTCTTCTACGAACCGTATGGCGAAACTACATCGTCAGGAAGTTCCCACCCGTTCCAATACACCGGCAGAACGCCAGCGCCCGGCGGGCTCTATTACTACCGCGCGCGGTTTTATGATCCGCAGGCGGGGAGGTTTATTAGCGAAGATCCGATTGGGTTTGGGGGTGGAGACGTCAACTTATACCGTTACGTGGAGAATAACCCAGTTACACTCAATGATCCTCTAGGACTTCAAGAAGCTAGCCAGGAAAGTCTTGCGGATTGGCTATGTAAGTGGGTTCCTCCATCGATATGTGCTGGACTGAAGGGACTTGAACGGCAGAGAGTTAGTGGTGGTACAGTTAATAAAGCACAAGCTGAAATGATGAAAGAGGCTGGGTTCCCCACTAGTGAGCCGGAACCAGCACCAGACACAGATCACTTGAAATGTGAGTTAGCTTGCACTCTCGCATGTGCCGCAGCGACGGAGGGAGCTCCGAGGCTTTGTGAGATACATCTTCCTATAGAAACAACCCTTACAGCTGATATCGCCTGTCATGTGAAGTGCTCGGAAATGTTTTGTAAAGATAAAGAGTGA
- a CDS encoding transposase: MPTYIRAYVLGGTFFFTPVTYQRYPLFRHSIARRALREAIQYVCAGRPFTIHAFVLMPDHLHMVWTLPPGDADFSTRWRLIKHFTTRHLSRVGLAPSYTVKQSPSRLKKHERPIWQRRFWEHVVRDEKEFATLCDYIHYNPVKHGYARCPHAWSYSSFHRFVQTKLYPQDWLCVCKGIRHRTPGFGLGDDIVGE, encoded by the coding sequence ATGCCTACCTATATTCGTGCCTACGTTCTTGGTGGGACCTTCTTTTTTACCCCCGTCACATATCAACGGTACCCTCTGTTCCGACACTCTATTGCTCGACGTGCTTTGCGTGAGGCCATCCAATACGTTTGCGCGGGCCGTCCTTTTACTATTCACGCGTTCGTTCTGATGCCGGACCATCTGCATATGGTGTGGACGCTTCCGCCCGGAGATGCCGACTTTTCGACTCGGTGGCGCTTGATTAAACATTTCACTACAAGACATCTCAGTAGGGTGGGTCTGGCCCCATCTTACACCGTCAAGCAAAGTCCTTCCCGTCTGAAGAAACACGAACGCCCTATTTGGCAACGCCGGTTCTGGGAGCATGTCGTGCGTGACGAAAAGGAATTCGCCACGCTGTGTGACTATATCCATTACAATCCCGTCAAACATGGCTACGCTCGTTGCCCTCATGCCTGGTCGTATTCCTCGTTCCATCGTTTCGTCCAAACCAAGCTCTACCCCCAAGATTGGCTTTGTGTCTGCAAAGGAATCCGCCATAGAACGCCAGGTTTCGGCCTTGGTGATGACATTGTTGGTGAATAA
- a CDS encoding IPT/TIG domain-containing protein: MLSRCKFTCRFPTLLLALLLATQALAQQPVTFQYFYDNLGQLSKVIDSTGTVIDYVYDEVGNILEIKRSSISGLAIFDFSPRQGPVGTTVTIQGQGFSTMPANNLVTFNGAAAAVASATATSLMVTVPPGATTGPVAVTVSGNTAASTSTFTVLPSITALNPVIAVPGSTITGLQVQGSNLLGSTFTFAPEFTPPAVTVTSASIDPSGTTATLNVTVGANASGAFVLVATNAAGSSSPVPSVANTLTVIGGAADDDHDGLTNADELQRGTNPLNPDTDGDGFNDGEEVQFGSNPLDQNDSPLGTLFVLREASSSSVSTLNTVDPSTSVSHEASSAAVSVLNTVDPSTTVLQEASSATVSVLNTVDPSTNLPGETNGAAVSVLNGTDPSGPPVNEADGLPVSVENQ, from the coding sequence ATGCTATCGCGCTGCAAATTCACCTGCCGGTTCCCCACCCTCCTGCTTGCTCTCCTGCTGGCGACACAAGCGCTCGCGCAGCAACCGGTGACGTTCCAGTATTTCTACGACAACCTGGGTCAATTGAGCAAAGTGATCGACTCGACCGGCACGGTCATCGACTACGTGTACGATGAAGTCGGCAACATTCTCGAAATTAAGCGCTCTTCGATTTCTGGACTTGCCATCTTTGACTTCTCGCCTCGCCAAGGACCAGTAGGAACAACCGTCACGATTCAGGGGCAAGGGTTCAGCACCATGCCTGCCAATAATCTGGTGACATTTAACGGCGCGGCGGCTGCGGTGGCATCTGCAACAGCAACCAGCCTGATGGTGACTGTCCCGCCCGGTGCGACGACGGGACCGGTAGCTGTAACAGTTAGCGGCAACACTGCTGCTTCAACCAGCACCTTTACCGTTCTGCCGTCGATTACCGCACTCAATCCTGTTATCGCTGTTCCCGGGTCTACAATTACCGGTTTGCAGGTGCAAGGCAGCAATCTCTTGGGTTCAACGTTTACCTTTGCGCCAGAGTTCACCCCACCCGCAGTCACAGTGACCTCAGCCTCTATCGATCCCAGCGGCACAACGGCCACGTTGAATGTGACCGTTGGAGCAAACGCATCTGGCGCGTTCGTGCTGGTCGCGACCAATGCGGCTGGAAGCTCCAGCCCCGTTCCTTCGGTCGCTAATACCCTGACGGTCATCGGTGGTGCGGCGGATGACGACCACGATGGCCTGACCAACGCCGATGAATTACAGCGTGGAACGAACCCTCTGAATCCCGACACCGATGGAGATGGGTTCAACGATGGCGAGGAAGTGCAGTTCGGCTCAAACCCGCTGGACCAGAATGATTCACCGCTCGGCACTCTCTTCGTCCTGCGAGAGGCCAGTAGTTCGTCAGTCTCAACGCTAAACACTGTGGACCCCAGCACCTCAGTATCCCACGAGGCCAGCAGTGCGGCTGTGTCAGTGCTAAACACGGTTGATCCCAGCACTACGGTGCTGCAAGAGGCCAGTAGTGCAACTGTGTCAGTGTTAAACACCGTGGACCCCAGCACAAATCTACCAGGGGAAACGAATGGCGCAGCGGTGTCTGTCCTCAATGGCACAGACCCGTCTGGTCCGCCAGTCAACGAGGCTGATGGGCTTCCTGTCAGCGTAGAGAATCAGTGA